One window of the Chryseotalea sp. WA131a genome contains the following:
- a CDS encoding helix-turn-helix transcriptional regulator: MLHYEKNKRLVLPKIESILKEIGANIKLARLRRKLSAEQVAERANISRPTLQSIENGSAGAAMGAYAHVLFVLGLEKDLLKLAGEDPLGRKLQDANLLVKERAPKRRLSIN; this comes from the coding sequence ATTTTACATTATGAAAAAAACAAAAGACTAGTATTGCCCAAAATTGAGAGTATTCTCAAAGAAATTGGCGCAAATATCAAGCTAGCAAGGCTCCGAAGAAAGTTGAGTGCAGAACAAGTAGCCGAAAGAGCGAATATCAGTCGCCCTACTTTACAGAGTATTGAAAATGGCAGCGCAGGTGCAGCCATGGGTGCTTATGCACACGTGTTGTTTGTTCTTGGATTAGAGAAAGACTTGCTGAAATTGGCTGGCGAAGACCCGCTGGGCAGAAAATTGCAAGATGCCAATTTGCTTGTGAAAGAAAGAGCGCCTAAGAGGAGGCTGAGTATCAATTAA
- the mqo gene encoding malate dehydrogenase (quinone), with amino-acid sequence MSKTMRPLVAETDVALIGAGIMSATLGIILKELNPSLTIQIFERLDKPGTESSDAWNNAGTGHAAFCELNYTPQKPDGTVDISKALKICQDFEISKEFWSYLVQKKYLPNPKDFIRQVPHISFVWGNDNVSFLKNRYSAMQSNPLFRDMQYSEDRGELTEWMPLIMKNRDDHTALAGTFMEMGTDVNFGVLTRQLMAKLEKMPEVTVHYNVEVYDIDPHKKGGWEVETKSMLSGEEIDCRAKFVFLGAGGATLHLLKDAEIDERKGYGGFPVSGLWLKCNNQDLINMHQAKVYGKASVGSPPMSVPHVDTRVIEGKKELLFGPFAGFSTKFLKSGSRLDLAKSLRIDNLLPMISAGLRNVPLTKYLIEQLRLTPEDRLKILQEYVPLAKLADWELKEAGQRVQVIKKDEGYKGKLEFGTEAVVAADGSVAALLGASPGASTAAAIMFSILPKCFPKESKTLAWQEKLKEMVPSLGVTLSKDEKLVEATRKRTTKVLDLG; translated from the coding sequence ATGAGTAAGACAATGCGCCCCCTTGTTGCAGAAACTGATGTTGCCTTGATTGGTGCCGGTATCATGAGTGCCACCTTAGGCATTATTTTAAAAGAACTTAATCCTTCCTTAACCATTCAGATCTTTGAGCGGCTTGATAAACCCGGCACTGAGAGTTCTGACGCTTGGAATAATGCAGGCACAGGTCATGCGGCCTTTTGTGAATTGAACTATACGCCACAAAAACCTGATGGCACTGTTGATATTTCGAAAGCTTTAAAGATTTGTCAAGATTTTGAGATATCGAAAGAGTTTTGGTCTTATCTGGTGCAAAAAAAATACCTTCCCAATCCAAAAGACTTCATCCGGCAAGTGCCACATATCAGTTTTGTTTGGGGTAACGACAATGTCTCGTTTTTGAAAAACCGATACTCGGCTATGCAAAGCAATCCGCTTTTTCGAGACATGCAATATTCGGAAGATCGGGGCGAACTGACGGAATGGATGCCGCTGATTATGAAGAACAGAGATGACCATACAGCATTGGCCGGCACCTTTATGGAAATGGGCACAGACGTAAATTTTGGCGTCCTCACCCGCCAACTGATGGCAAAGTTGGAAAAAATGCCAGAAGTGACCGTTCACTACAATGTTGAAGTGTATGACATCGACCCACACAAAAAGGGAGGCTGGGAAGTAGAAACCAAGAGCATGCTTTCAGGCGAAGAAATTGATTGCCGCGCAAAATTCGTCTTTCTGGGTGCAGGGGGCGCAACACTGCATCTATTGAAGGACGCAGAAATTGATGAACGCAAAGGGTATGGCGGATTTCCTGTAAGCGGGCTCTGGCTCAAGTGCAATAATCAAGATCTGATTAACATGCACCAAGCAAAAGTGTATGGTAAAGCATCAGTTGGTTCTCCACCCATGTCGGTGCCACACGTGGATACACGTGTAATTGAAGGAAAAAAAGAATTGCTCTTTGGTCCATTTGCAGGATTTTCCACCAAGTTTTTAAAATCAGGTTCACGATTGGATTTGGCCAAGTCACTGAGGATAGACAACCTATTGCCCATGATTTCTGCCGGGCTGCGCAATGTGCCGCTGACAAAATATTTGATTGAACAATTGAGGTTAACACCCGAAGATCGATTGAAGATCCTTCAAGAATATGTGCCTCTTGCCAAGCTAGCAGATTGGGAACTGAAGGAAGCTGGGCAACGTGTGCAGGTGATCAAAAAAGATGAAGGCTATAAAGGGAAATTGGAATTTGGTACGGAGGCAGTGGTAGCCGCTGATGGAAGTGTTGCTGCCTTGTTGGGCGCCTCCCCTGGTGCATCAACAGCAGCCGCTATCATGTTCAGCATTTTGCCCAAGTGCTTTCCGAAAGAAAGCAAAACCTTGGCCTGGCAAGAAAAACTAAAAGAGATGGTGCCCTCACTTGGAGTCACTTTATCAAAAGATGAGAAGTTGGTGGAGGCAACTCGCAAAAGAACAACTAAGGTTTTGGATCTAGGTTGA
- a CDS encoding efflux RND transporter periplasmic adaptor subunit, producing MKKFLILILSVVSIFSCSKKSEPETKAQTTATSLHVALSEEQIKKMGIEVGQPVMRSISGVIKANGMLDVPPQNLVSISAPLGGFVKRTEFLQGMRVAKGQTVVVLEHPDYIQLQEDYLMTKNQLEYLELEYKRQEELQNEKVSAAKDFQMAKSNYQSSKAKLLGLKAKLELINIHPSDIENGEIKSTISIASPISGFISQVNVNIGMYVSPSTMMFRIVDTEHLHAEAQVFEKDIPQLKIGQKVFLRLSNETTEREATVYLIGKEITPERTVRVHCHLEKEDAALIPGLFFSARIETSQIQVSTVPSDGIVLFQNKSYVFVQTQPLQFEIVEIEKGVSEGGFTQVTLTEALKEKQIVLKGAYHLVSILRNSEEE from the coding sequence ATGAAAAAGTTTCTCATTCTAATTCTATCCGTTGTTTCAATTTTCAGTTGCTCCAAAAAATCGGAGCCTGAAACAAAAGCACAAACAACGGCTACTTCCTTGCACGTAGCTTTATCGGAAGAGCAAATTAAAAAAATGGGCATTGAGGTTGGGCAGCCAGTGATGCGCTCGATTAGTGGAGTTATTAAAGCCAACGGCATGCTCGATGTGCCTCCACAAAATTTGGTTTCCATTTCTGCGCCTTTGGGCGGATTTGTGAAGAGGACAGAATTTCTTCAAGGTATGCGCGTGGCAAAAGGGCAAACGGTAGTCGTGCTGGAGCATCCGGATTATATTCAATTGCAAGAAGATTACCTGATGACTAAAAACCAATTGGAATACCTGGAGTTAGAATATAAAAGGCAAGAAGAATTGCAAAATGAAAAAGTGAGTGCAGCCAAAGATTTTCAAATGGCCAAATCCAATTATCAATCAAGCAAAGCAAAGTTGTTGGGATTAAAAGCGAAATTGGAACTCATAAACATTCACCCTTCCGATATTGAAAATGGCGAAATCAAAAGCACCATTTCAATTGCTTCGCCCATCTCTGGTTTCATCAGTCAGGTGAATGTTAACATTGGTATGTATGTAAGCCCCAGCACCATGATGTTTCGGATTGTGGACACCGAACATTTGCATGCAGAGGCACAAGTATTTGAAAAAGATATTCCACAACTTAAAATCGGTCAAAAAGTTTTCTTGCGACTATCCAACGAAACAACAGAACGAGAGGCCACCGTTTATCTGATTGGGAAAGAAATCACGCCCGAGCGAACAGTGCGCGTACATTGTCATTTGGAAAAGGAAGATGCGGCATTGATACCCGGACTGTTTTTTAGTGCCCGCATCGAAACGAGCCAGATACAAGTGAGTACGGTGCCATCCGATGGCATTGTATTGTTCCAAAATAAAAGTTATGTATTTGTTCAAACGCAGCCACTTCAATTTGAAATCGTGGAGATAGAAAAAGGAGTTTCGGAAGGTGGGTTTACGCAAGTAACGTTGACCGAAGCACTAAAGGAAAAACAAATTGTGTTGAAGGGAGCCTACCATTTGGTGAGTATCTTACGGAATTCAGAAGAAGAGTAA
- a CDS encoding DUF4062 domain-containing protein, producing MSKKVSISVTKKTTAKKVVTKIPAVPTKKQLMIMVSSTVYDSESDLDQISAILGQQFGYNVIMSKEGSVYVSMKHVGDTKAACLQAVKDCDLFFGIIFPRYGSGITHAEFLEAKRLDKPMWFIAHEKIEFLRKLLHPKMYTKSGKRKKFEIPKTTVLDSVKVVDMYNDVRKYWVQSFKSMEEVKKFIETQFGDMKKRIRELEELKQPKK from the coding sequence ATGAGTAAAAAGGTATCCATATCAGTAACGAAGAAAACCACTGCAAAAAAAGTAGTAACCAAGATTCCTGCCGTGCCCACTAAGAAGCAGTTAATGATAATGGTTTCATCTACTGTTTATGACTCTGAATCTGATTTAGACCAAATATCAGCCATTTTAGGTCAGCAGTTTGGATATAATGTAATCATGTCGAAAGAAGGAAGTGTTTATGTTTCGATGAAACATGTTGGTGACACGAAGGCGGCATGTTTACAGGCGGTTAAAGACTGTGATTTGTTTTTCGGCATTATTTTTCCCAGATATGGCTCTGGAATTACACATGCAGAATTTTTAGAAGCCAAAAGACTTGACAAACCTATGTGGTTTATTGCACATGAAAAAATTGAATTTTTAAGAAAGCTTCTTCATCCTAAAATGTATACAAAATCTGGGAAACGGAAAAAGTTCGAAATACCCAAAACTACTGTGTTAGATAGCGTAAAAGTAGTTGATATGTATAATGATGTTCGAAAATATTGGGTGCAATCATTCAAAAGTATGGAAGAAGTAAAAAAATTTATTGAAACCCAATTTGGTGATATGAAGAAGCGAATAAGAGAATTGGAAGAGCTTAAACAGCCAAAAAAATGA
- a CDS encoding Do family serine endopeptidase, whose protein sequence is MKQFVSLVVAALLGSILTLVANQYFNNNQKANVKIEHVNGAPASQVAYRINEKGETVALDFTGTAEKVTAAVVHIKSSQKESAISRERDADDPFRFFFGPQGPMQQGPSQSSGSGVIINSDGYIVTNNHVVKDADVVEVTLSDNRSFKAEVIGTDPDTDLAVIKINQKNLPALSFVDSDKARVGEWVLAVGNPFNLNSTVTAGIISAKGRNINIINSNNRASKNGEVPASSAIESFIQTDAAINPGNSGGALVNLDGGLLGINTAIASPTGAYSGYGFAVPSDIVSKVVEDLLAYGTVQRGWLGVQVRSVDGELAKQEDLDLNEGAYIIDFGGADDRSAAKAAGVKPGDVVVKIDEAPIKSSTALIEYVGRKRPGDKLNLTINRKGKLVTLPVTLKNRAGNTGTVKREEKDAVASLGIELEDIDSKTLKKLDLQNGVQVKSLENGRVRKYTDMKEGFIITHIDNNKINSVKEASAILKSKKSGELITFEGVYPDYPREYIFALRY, encoded by the coding sequence ATGAAGCAGTTTGTTTCTTTGGTGGTTGCTGCCCTGTTGGGTAGCATCCTTACGCTGGTAGCCAACCAGTACTTTAACAATAATCAAAAAGCCAATGTAAAAATCGAACATGTAAATGGAGCCCCCGCCTCGCAGGTGGCCTATCGCATCAATGAAAAGGGTGAGACGGTTGCATTAGATTTTACAGGCACAGCCGAAAAAGTGACCGCAGCGGTAGTGCACATCAAATCATCGCAAAAAGAAAGCGCCATTTCGCGTGAGCGCGATGCCGATGATCCTTTCCGTTTTTTCTTTGGTCCCCAAGGCCCTATGCAACAAGGCCCTAGCCAAAGTTCAGGTTCTGGTGTGATTATCAACAGCGATGGTTATATTGTTACCAATAACCACGTGGTGAAAGATGCCGATGTGGTGGAAGTAACGCTGAGCGATAACCGCTCTTTCAAGGCAGAAGTAATCGGTACAGACCCGGATACGGATTTGGCGGTTATCAAAATCAACCAGAAAAATTTGCCTGCCCTTTCGTTTGTCGATTCAGACAAAGCACGTGTAGGTGAATGGGTGCTGGCCGTAGGCAATCCATTTAATTTGAACTCAACGGTTACGGCTGGTATCATCAGTGCCAAAGGCCGAAACATTAATATCATCAATTCCAACAACCGAGCAAGTAAAAACGGAGAGGTGCCTGCAAGCAGCGCCATAGAATCGTTTATCCAAACAGATGCGGCTATTAACCCCGGCAATAGCGGTGGCGCATTGGTTAACTTAGATGGTGGATTGTTGGGCATCAACACAGCCATTGCAAGTCCTACAGGAGCTTACTCCGGTTACGGCTTTGCAGTTCCTTCGGATATTGTGAGCAAAGTAGTGGAAGATTTATTGGCTTATGGCACGGTGCAGCGGGGCTGGCTGGGCGTACAGGTTCGCAGTGTTGATGGCGAACTTGCAAAACAAGAAGATCTAGACTTAAATGAAGGTGCTTATATTATTGACTTTGGCGGTGCAGACGATAGAAGTGCAGCAAAAGCAGCTGGTGTGAAGCCCGGTGATGTGGTGGTGAAAATAGACGAAGCCCCTATCAAATCAAGCACAGCATTAATCGAATATGTGGGAAGAAAACGCCCAGGCGATAAATTGAATCTAACCATCAACCGCAAAGGAAAATTAGTGACCTTACCCGTTACCCTTAAGAACCGTGCAGGAAATACGGGAACTGTAAAACGTGAAGAAAAAGATGCCGTTGCTTCGTTAGGTATTGAACTAGAAGACATCGACAGCAAAACATTGAAAAAGCTTGACCTTCAGAATGGTGTTCAGGTAAAGTCGTTGGAGAATGGCAGAGTGCGCAAGTACACGGATATGAAGGAAGGGTTTATCATTACACATATTGATAACAATAAGATAAACTCCGTTAAAGAAGCCAGTGCTATATTGAAGTCGAAAAAATCCGGAGAATTGATTACGTTTGAAGGTGTTTACCCCGATTATCCTCGCGAGTACATATTCGCACTACGATATTAA
- a CDS encoding IS4 family transposase: MNKGKKFVGQPILSQILSCISTDIIKQSSKQHRSNRYYKRLPVRVHLVSLLYGVFSYCNGLRELCEGILACEGKLTHLGFDQAPARSTLSDANNNRSYLVFETIYFKLLKQYHSFISDSRLKGLSIRNLKIIDSTTIRLFSDILRGVGRNPLDGSRKKGGIKVHALMDAFSGVAEFVRMTEAKVHDRKFLYHIKLPANSFVVFDKAYNLYHQFVKWTNQKVWFVTRMKSNAVYHVTKVIIDNTQRKNAKGVLKEQYVTVGYKTAEQTLRLKLRRITFKSDDGKVFIFITNNFTLPCAQIALIYKCRWMIELLFKQIKQNFPLRYFWGNSENAIKIQVYAVLIAQLLMVVIRKKAQTKKSFANMITVIRLHLMSYVALFDFIKDTYTAWRKSSDPPLFIA; this comes from the coding sequence ATGAATAAAGGTAAAAAATTTGTCGGACAGCCGATTCTTTCTCAAATACTTTCTTGCATATCCACGGATATTATCAAGCAGTCCAGCAAGCAACATCGAAGCAATCGGTATTATAAACGTCTCCCAGTACGAGTTCATCTGGTAAGTCTTTTATACGGTGTTTTCAGTTATTGTAATGGCCTTCGGGAGCTTTGTGAGGGCATATTGGCCTGCGAAGGAAAGCTGACACATCTTGGTTTCGATCAGGCTCCCGCTCGTAGTACGCTATCCGATGCAAACAACAATCGCAGTTATCTGGTATTTGAAACGATCTACTTCAAATTACTCAAGCAATATCACAGTTTTATCTCGGACAGCCGGTTGAAAGGTCTCAGTATACGTAACTTGAAAATCATAGACAGTACTACCATCCGCTTGTTTAGCGACATTCTACGAGGAGTTGGTCGTAATCCGCTGGATGGTTCACGCAAGAAAGGTGGTATCAAAGTGCATGCCTTGATGGATGCCTTTTCAGGTGTGGCTGAATTTGTAAGAATGACCGAAGCCAAGGTACATGACCGTAAATTCCTCTACCACATTAAGTTACCGGCCAATAGCTTTGTCGTATTTGATAAGGCGTATAACCTGTATCATCAATTTGTAAAGTGGACAAATCAAAAAGTATGGTTCGTAACACGCATGAAAAGCAATGCCGTGTACCATGTCACCAAAGTAATTATCGACAACACTCAAAGGAAAAATGCAAAGGGTGTTCTCAAAGAGCAGTACGTCACAGTGGGCTACAAAACCGCAGAGCAGACCTTGCGATTAAAACTCAGACGGATTACTTTCAAATCCGATGATGGCAAAGTGTTCATCTTCATAACCAACAACTTTACGCTACCCTGTGCGCAAATCGCTTTGATTTACAAGTGTAGATGGATGATTGAGCTCTTGTTCAAACAAATCAAACAAAATTTTCCACTGCGCTACTTCTGGGGTAACAGCGAGAATGCGATTAAAATACAAGTGTATGCAGTGCTCATAGCTCAACTATTAATGGTCGTTATCCGCAAAAAAGCACAGACTAAAAAATCATTTGCCAATATGATTACTGTGATACGGCTACATTTGATGAGTTATGTTGCCTTGTTCGATTTCATCAAAGATACGTATACCGCTTGGCGAAAAAGCAGCGACCCTCCTTTGTTCATCGCGTAA
- a CDS encoding TonB-dependent receptor produces MKRVFSTSVFFVFFACYAFTQTDSTKLLDQVIIKAFAYEKPLQEVAASVAVIESKDLNRFSNTSFLPALNTIPGVRMEERSPGSFRLAIRGSSLRSPFGVRNVKFYWNGLPMTDGGGNTYLNLLDFNSINQLEVIKGPSGSLYGAGMGGVLLLNSPSVSKNEIQFSAMAGSYGLQRYQLKAQATQGKVKATVGYAHQQSDGYRQQTAMKRDALNLDLQFQLSNKTILRSTSFYTDLFYQTPGALTKAQYDQDPRQARQVVVTPSDTLPSAVEQKAAVYNKTFYSGLMLDHQWSAAWSTKFGMFGSATDFKNPAIANYEIRNETNWGGRMENQYQFNHSDFLKGKLTFGGEFQFFNSPIKNYDNLQGVAGNLQSSDELKSSLALLFAQAELDLPKEFYLTVGASSNFLSYQFNRTSVAPAIQQTRNFDPVLIPRVALLKKLSEKISVYGSISKGFSPPTLAEVRPSTNTYNDSLRAETGINYEIGARGIFFKNFSFDVALYSLQLNETIVVQRQISNADFFVNAGGTSQLGAEVMLSYSKLFSSPLISYLKIWTSYTRNNFTFNRYIKNQQDFSYKSLTGVSPNMLVSGVDLKSKIGFYINTTFNYVDAIPLNDANTDFASSYFIVGSRVGYSSQAKNFPFDVWLGIDNATDQRYSLGNDLNAVGGRYYNAAAGRNFYVGASVEIGY; encoded by the coding sequence ATGAAAAGGGTTTTTAGTACAAGCGTTTTTTTTGTTTTTTTTGCGTGCTATGCCTTTACCCAAACCGATTCTACCAAACTCCTCGACCAAGTCATCATCAAAGCCTTCGCCTACGAAAAACCTTTGCAGGAAGTGGCGGCATCGGTGGCCGTGATTGAGTCGAAAGATTTGAACCGATTTAGCAACACTTCGTTTTTGCCTGCACTCAATACCATTCCCGGTGTTCGCATGGAAGAGCGTTCTCCCGGAAGTTTTCGGTTGGCCATTCGCGGCAGTTCGTTGCGGTCGCCTTTTGGGGTGCGCAATGTAAAATTTTATTGGAACGGTTTGCCCATGACAGACGGTGGGGGCAACACGTATCTGAATTTGCTCGACTTCAATTCGATTAATCAACTAGAAGTAATAAAAGGCCCGAGCGGTAGTTTGTATGGTGCGGGCATGGGCGGTGTGTTGTTGTTGAATTCGCCCAGTGTTTCAAAAAATGAAATACAGTTTTCGGCTATGGCCGGAAGTTATGGTTTGCAACGCTATCAGTTAAAGGCACAGGCAACACAAGGAAAAGTAAAAGCAACTGTTGGCTATGCACATCAACAATCGGATGGCTATCGACAACAAACCGCCATGAAGCGCGATGCCTTGAATTTGGATTTACAATTTCAGCTCAGTAACAAAACCATTTTACGCTCCACTTCTTTCTATACTGATTTGTTTTACCAAACCCCAGGGGCATTAACAAAAGCGCAATACGACCAAGACCCGCGGCAGGCACGCCAAGTAGTAGTTACCCCGTCAGACACATTACCAAGTGCTGTTGAACAAAAAGCGGCCGTTTACAACAAAACTTTTTATTCTGGTTTGATGCTCGACCATCAGTGGAGTGCTGCTTGGTCGACTAAATTTGGAATGTTTGGCTCCGCTACCGATTTCAAAAATCCCGCAATTGCCAATTACGAAATAAGAAATGAAACCAATTGGGGTGGAAGAATGGAGAATCAATATCAGTTTAATCATTCGGATTTTTTAAAGGGAAAACTTACTTTCGGTGGTGAGTTCCAGTTCTTCAATTCGCCTATCAAAAACTATGATAATCTGCAAGGTGTAGCGGGCAATCTGCAGTCTAGCGATGAGTTGAAATCATCGCTCGCGTTGTTGTTCGCTCAAGCAGAATTGGATTTGCCAAAGGAATTTTATTTGACAGTGGGGGCAAGCAGTAATTTTCTCTCTTATCAATTCAATCGCACTTCAGTCGCACCAGCCATTCAACAAACCAGAAATTTTGACCCTGTGCTAATTCCTCGTGTGGCCTTGTTGAAAAAACTCAGCGAAAAGATTTCTGTTTATGGAAGCATCAGCAAAGGGTTTTCTCCGCCTACGTTAGCTGAAGTTCGTCCGTCTACCAACACCTACAACGATAGCTTGCGAGCCGAGACAGGCATTAATTACGAAATAGGAGCGAGAGGCATTTTTTTCAAAAACTTTTCATTTGATGTTGCCTTGTATTCGTTGCAACTGAATGAAACAATAGTAGTGCAACGGCAAATCAGCAATGCCGATTTTTTTGTGAATGCTGGGGGCACCTCTCAATTGGGAGCGGAGGTAATGCTGAGTTACTCAAAACTATTTTCATCCCCCTTGATTTCATATCTCAAAATTTGGACGAGCTATACACGCAATAACTTTACGTTCAATCGATACATCAAAAATCAACAAGACTTTTCCTACAAAAGTTTAACAGGCGTTTCTCCGAATATGTTGGTTTCAGGAGTTGACTTGAAATCAAAAATTGGATTTTACATCAACACCACCTTCAATTACGTAGATGCCATTCCCCTCAACGATGCCAACACCGATTTTGCTTCATCGTATTTCATTGTAGGCAGTCGTGTGGGGTATTCGTCTCAGGCAAAAAATTTTCCGTTTGATGTTTGGCTAGGCATCGATAATGCTACCGACCAGAGGTACAGTTTAGGAAATGACTTGAATGCGGTAGGGGGAAGATATTACAACGCGGCTGCGGGGAGGAATTTTTATGTTGGGGCAAGCGTTGAAATTGGGTATTAG
- a CDS encoding YpdA family putative bacillithiol disulfide reductase produces MKKPLDLLIIGAGPIGLACGIEAKKARLSYVIVEKEMLVNSLYNYPNNMLFFSTSEKLEIGNVPFISNNPKPTRAEALEYYRRVCTSWDLNVKLYEKIESISKVENQFVVRSNKNEYLAKAVVLALGFYDLPYLLNVPGEDLPKVKHYYDEPHPYFKQKVIVVGAANSAVDVALETWRKGAEVTMVVREPTIRESVKYWVKPDIENRIKEGSIKAFFNSEILEITLSHVKIQTRDGQLTLENDFVLAMTGYQPPFEFMKSVGVEFQHDEYHTPIFNPETMESNVPNLYLAGVVCGGLKTNKWFIENSRVHAEMIIRGLGIGSFKS; encoded by the coding sequence ATGAAAAAGCCACTTGATCTACTGATTATCGGAGCCGGCCCTATTGGTTTAGCCTGTGGAATAGAAGCAAAAAAAGCAAGGCTTTCCTATGTTATTGTTGAAAAAGAAATGTTGGTCAATTCGCTCTACAACTATCCTAACAATATGCTTTTTTTCTCTACTTCCGAAAAGTTGGAAATCGGCAATGTGCCCTTCATTTCCAATAATCCTAAACCAACTCGGGCAGAGGCACTCGAATACTATAGAAGGGTTTGCACAAGTTGGGATTTGAATGTGAAGCTCTACGAGAAAATCGAAAGCATTTCTAAAGTTGAAAATCAGTTTGTCGTTCGCTCCAACAAAAATGAATATCTGGCGAAAGCAGTGGTGTTAGCATTGGGATTTTACGATCTGCCTTATTTGCTCAATGTGCCGGGAGAAGATTTGCCGAAGGTGAAACATTACTACGATGAACCGCATCCCTATTTCAAACAAAAAGTAATCGTAGTGGGCGCGGCCAACTCTGCCGTAGATGTGGCGCTTGAAACATGGCGGAAAGGTGCGGAGGTAACGATGGTAGTGCGCGAACCCACTATCCGCGAAAGCGTCAAGTATTGGGTGAAGCCCGATATCGAAAACCGAATCAAAGAAGGTTCTATCAAAGCATTTTTCAATTCTGAGATTTTGGAGATCACGCTCTCCCACGTAAAGATCCAAACACGTGATGGTCAACTTACTTTAGAAAATGATTTTGTTTTGGCAATGACGGGCTACCAACCTCCTTTTGAATTTATGAAATCTGTTGGCGTTGAATTTCAACATGACGAATACCATACACCAATCTTTAATCCCGAAACGATGGAAAGTAATGTTCCGAATTTATACTTAGCAGGTGTGGTATGTGGTGGATTGAAAACGAACAAATGGTTTATTGAAAACTCAAGGGTGCATGCGGAGATGATTATTCGGGGCTTAGGTATTGGGTCGTTCAAGTCCTAA